Proteins co-encoded in one Bremerella sp. TYQ1 genomic window:
- a CDS encoding superoxide dismutase, whose protein sequence is MAYTLPALPYAYDALEPHIDAKTMEIHHTKHHQAYINKVNAAIEGTDLEGKSIEDLVAGINSVPENIRGAVRNNGGGHANHSLFWTVMKPGGGGSPSGELGAAIDGELGGYEKFKEDFSNAAATRFGSGWAWLVVSGGKLEVMSTPNQDSPLMEGKTPILGLDVWEHAYYLNYQNKRPDYISAFFNVINWEEVASRYAAAKG, encoded by the coding sequence ATGGCATACACACTTCCCGCACTGCCATATGCGTACGACGCCCTGGAACCACACATCGATGCCAAGACGATGGAAATCCATCACACCAAGCATCACCAGGCCTACATCAACAAGGTCAACGCCGCCATCGAAGGCACCGACCTGGAAGGGAAGTCGATTGAAGATCTGGTTGCCGGCATCAACTCGGTTCCTGAAAACATCCGTGGTGCCGTCCGCAACAATGGTGGCGGTCACGCGAACCACTCGCTGTTCTGGACCGTCATGAAGCCAGGCGGTGGCGGCTCGCCATCGGGCGAACTGGGCGCTGCCATCGACGGCGAGCTGGGTGGCTACGAAAAGTTCAAAGAAGATTTCAGCAACGCTGCCGCAACCCGTTTCGGTTCCGGTTGGGCCTGGCTGGTTGTTTCCGGCGGTAAGCTGGAAGTGATGAGCACCCCGAACCAAGACTCGCCACTGATGGAAGGCAAAACGCCTATCCTCGGTTTGGACGTTTGGGAACACGCTTACTACTTGAACTACCAGAACAAGCGACCCGACTACATCTCCGCGTTCTTCAACGTGATCAACTGGGAAGAAGTCGCTTCCCGTTACGCCGCCGCCAAAGGTTAA
- a CDS encoding DUF6793 family protein — protein sequence MALFEVETNAHIVITWANDENEAKGQIYDNYPGDDIIRISKRPRTSWVISKAALGLTTGPLDPCIVARDCLSKAEGDKVHAIRLYMNETGNDLNQARKAIESNMVMGW from the coding sequence ATGGCGCTTTTCGAGGTCGAAACCAACGCACATATCGTCATTACATGGGCGAATGACGAAAACGAGGCCAAAGGACAGATCTACGACAACTACCCCGGCGACGACATCATCCGGATATCCAAACGCCCTCGCACTTCGTGGGTGATCTCGAAGGCCGCCCTCGGTCTGACGACCGGACCGCTCGATCCGTGCATCGTCGCACGCGATTGCCTCTCGAAGGCGGAAGGGGATAAAGTCCATGCGATTCGTTTGTATATGAACGAAACCGGCAACGACTTAAACCAGGCCCGCAAAGCAATCGAATCGAACATGGTCATGGGCTGGTAA
- a CDS encoding lipopolysaccharide assembly protein LapB: MQAIVPKPTITYFLSAEPAEPLMTETPNSPSDPSQPTASGPTTPPPRRRPGYLRIFWIVLGLTVLYLGYSFLTPTSMAEFKWAAAMDAFDAENTEEAKKLGKEAIEWAPENAELHLRMAELYFRLDEATDARIQLEEAIALAKDDPYVIRQASFLLSRMEQHDGALMLSDRLVDLSEKQQTIHMHQALNHRAYAVAMAAADDAATKEQVTDGLKDIERAIAIYGNYASYIDTRGYLKVFSGDLDGAMKDLDDAIGYFEAQRTKLLSQLSPEQVEEMPQEVSFADTQLKQVLAVLYSHRALAYEKLDEQDKAQEDHDRAESYGLDRKLGIW; this comes from the coding sequence ATGCAGGCGATCGTCCCTAAGCCAACGATTACCTATTTTCTTTCCGCTGAACCGGCCGAGCCGCTCATGACCGAGACGCCCAACTCACCTTCCGATCCTTCGCAGCCCACCGCCTCTGGCCCGACGACTCCCCCGCCGCGCCGCCGCCCAGGCTATCTGCGCATCTTCTGGATCGTGCTGGGACTGACGGTGCTCTACCTGGGATATAGCTTTCTGACGCCGACGTCGATGGCAGAGTTCAAGTGGGCCGCGGCCATGGATGCGTTCGATGCCGAGAACACCGAAGAAGCGAAAAAGCTCGGAAAGGAAGCGATTGAATGGGCACCTGAAAACGCCGAGCTCCATCTTCGCATGGCCGAACTGTACTTTCGCTTAGACGAAGCGACCGATGCGCGGATTCAACTGGAAGAAGCGATCGCGCTGGCCAAGGACGACCCTTACGTGATTCGCCAGGCCAGCTTCCTGCTTTCACGCATGGAACAGCACGACGGAGCATTGATGTTGTCGGACCGCCTGGTCGATCTGTCGGAGAAACAGCAAACCATTCATATGCACCAAGCGCTGAACCATCGGGCCTATGCTGTCGCGATGGCTGCCGCGGACGATGCAGCCACGAAAGAGCAAGTGACCGACGGCTTGAAAGATATTGAACGAGCCATCGCCATCTATGGCAACTACGCCTCGTACATCGACACACGAGGCTATCTGAAAGTCTTTTCCGGCGACCTCGACGGAGCGATGAAAGACCTGGACGATGCCATTGGCTACTTCGAGGCACAGCGGACGAAACTGCTGAGCCAGCTTTCGCCGGAGCAAGTCGAGGAGATGCCGCAAGAGGTATCGTTCGCCGATACTCAGCTCAAGCAAGTCTTGGCGGTACTCTACTCGCATCGAGCGCTGGCGTATGAGAAACTCGACGAGCAAGACAAAGCTCAGGAAGATCACGATCGAGCCGAATCGTACGGGCTCGATCGCAAGCTTGGCATTTGGTAG
- a CDS encoding GGDEF domain-containing protein: MEDWIFGIPTPAALALVALIGYVIGKKTPRNVSVGEAYARRELKRAKAIVQQLEEISREVRRNLASHQSSIAHFKERIVLMSSETDHSGESWQTLCEEAERMLSPTMRLSAQIANAYDEVRQQANLLMTFTESRTDPLTGLSNRRALDDSLESLFAMKERYELTFSLCILDVDHFKKINDEYGHLEGDRVLQEVATLIDTCVRETDVVTRYGGEEFVILMPSTDLAGGMIFAERVRAAVEDRLKVTLSGGVAQASASDEPQTLIARADAALYRAKSNGRNSIYCHTGTGVQANPLPEQTQAVISHEDEENLLEEVRSLERSLGQRLSDKSAAVEEPHAETV; encoded by the coding sequence ATGGAAGACTGGATTTTTGGCATACCAACGCCGGCCGCCTTAGCACTGGTTGCATTGATTGGCTATGTGATCGGCAAGAAGACACCTCGCAACGTGTCCGTAGGGGAAGCCTACGCGCGTCGCGAACTGAAGCGTGCCAAAGCGATCGTACAACAGCTGGAAGAAATCTCGCGTGAAGTCCGTCGTAACTTGGCCTCGCATCAGTCGAGCATCGCTCATTTCAAAGAACGCATCGTGCTGATGAGTTCTGAAACCGACCATTCCGGCGAATCGTGGCAAACGTTGTGCGAAGAAGCAGAACGCATGTTGAGCCCCACGATGCGTCTTTCGGCTCAAATTGCCAACGCCTACGACGAAGTTCGCCAGCAAGCCAACTTGCTGATGACGTTTACCGAGTCGCGTACCGATCCACTGACCGGGCTGAGCAATCGCCGTGCATTGGACGACAGTCTGGAAAGCCTGTTTGCGATGAAGGAACGTTACGAACTGACGTTCTCACTTTGCATTCTGGATGTCGACCACTTCAAGAAGATCAACGACGAGTATGGTCACCTGGAAGGGGATCGCGTGCTGCAGGAAGTGGCGACGCTGATCGATACGTGCGTCCGCGAAACCGATGTCGTCACACGATACGGCGGCGAAGAGTTCGTCATTCTGATGCCATCCACCGATTTGGCCGGCGGAATGATCTTTGCCGAACGCGTGCGTGCGGCGGTCGAAGATCGTTTGAAGGTTACCCTTAGTGGCGGCGTGGCTCAAGCGAGTGCTTCAGACGAACCACAGACATTGATCGCTCGTGCCGATGCGGCGTTGTACCGAGCCAAGTCGAACGGACGTAACTCGATTTATTGCCACACGGGGACCGGCGTTCAGGCCAACCCTCTGCCAGAACAAACGCAGGCCGTCATCAGCCACGAAGACGAAGAAAACCTGCTGGAAGAAGTTCGCTCGCTCGAACGTTCTCTCGGACAGCGTCTGAGCGATAAGTCAGCCGCTGTCGAAGAACCGCACGCCGAAACGGTCTAG
- a CDS encoding DUF4190 domain-containing protein, which translates to MSEGRQNVVIVQGAESNGLGIAGFVLSLLGLITCGLFGPLGFLVSLFGLAYRPRGFAVAGLVLGGLTTGIFAFFGFALLSTLFAAVTGIQFAASEASNSLRMKASNLQIVNEFKEFGAIPSTEKGNDIINENRSKSQPFTGYQRVDEFQYKLTVAGLDRELGTEDDRTEAFDIREQVREYQEFIDLAASDKEQEPSVPTPKPKAKVAPTNAQPEAVAQEPDPPKMPRQIPLLMPSTPTDTDLSEAPTIEDASSKKFNRQPSALTGSIEFDNEPERLWQSIDGKFSTNATLLKFDRDKEEVSLRKQDGTKITVPIKTLSLDDRNYIRRQARQAE; encoded by the coding sequence ATGAGTGAAGGCCGTCAGAATGTCGTGATTGTGCAAGGCGCAGAAAGCAATGGCTTGGGAATTGCCGGGTTCGTGCTCTCTCTTCTGGGCCTAATTACTTGCGGTCTGTTTGGCCCCTTGGGTTTTTTAGTTTCTCTTTTTGGCTTGGCTTATCGTCCACGCGGCTTCGCAGTGGCCGGCCTAGTGCTGGGTGGGCTAACCACAGGGATCTTTGCATTCTTTGGCTTTGCTCTGCTATCGACCTTGTTTGCAGCGGTTACTGGTATTCAGTTTGCAGCAAGTGAAGCGTCGAATTCGCTTCGAATGAAGGCAAGCAACCTGCAGATTGTCAACGAATTCAAAGAGTTTGGGGCAATACCATCAACCGAAAAAGGAAACGACATAATCAATGAGAACCGCAGCAAATCACAACCGTTTACAGGCTATCAGCGCGTCGATGAATTTCAGTACAAACTGACCGTTGCCGGCCTGGATCGAGAACTTGGTACTGAGGACGATCGAACCGAAGCGTTCGATATTCGTGAACAAGTTCGAGAGTATCAAGAATTTATTGACCTAGCTGCCAGTGACAAGGAGCAAGAACCGTCAGTACCGACACCTAAACCAAAAGCCAAAGTCGCCCCGACGAATGCTCAACCGGAGGCGGTAGCCCAAGAACCGGATCCACCCAAGATGCCTCGTCAGATTCCGTTACTGATGCCAAGCACACCGACGGACACAGACCTCTCTGAAGCACCGACGATCGAGGATGCAAGTAGCAAAAAATTCAACCGCCAACCCTCAGCCCTAACTGGCTCAATCGAGTTTGACAACGAGCCCGAACGATTGTGGCAATCAATCGATGGAAAGTTCTCGACCAACGCAACTCTTCTGAAATTTGATCGCGACAAGGAAGAGGTTAGCCTAAGAAAACAAGATGGAACCAAGATCACAGTACCTATCAAAACTCTTTCGCTTGATGATCGAAACTACATTCGCAGGCAAGCACGCCAAGCCGAATAA
- a CDS encoding tyrosine-type recombinase/integrase gives MISQPPLTPAATLRLLFKRHYLPHCIEDPTSRNIEGYQRALDLWEELTDNPGINEISCETLSDFKAKLMAYRFRSRPLSANTVHKHLSHIQWILDQAGPPGRRGKEKSALGYLDRVPYTKLPKRRETYQDEIPAEEVIRLFHTAGMDATFPKLDGILPGHLWQALFGVMLCTSLRIGQCAAIPMSAVRWNRMQILLPHEICRKSKKDEPKPIHPYAMQLLMRIRGPRDLLFPIFLERSKKTFYDELHRLQDLAGVSHFGFHAIRAITLTSLSEINAEAAQFAAGHSSMRTTRIYQKVRLLESAQEKLTIFDALKHGQGESELG, from the coding sequence ATGATTTCCCAACCACCCTTAACGCCCGCAGCCACGCTGCGTTTACTCTTCAAGCGTCACTACCTTCCGCACTGCATCGAAGATCCAACCAGCCGAAATATCGAAGGCTACCAGCGCGCGCTCGATTTGTGGGAGGAGCTTACCGACAACCCCGGGATCAACGAAATCAGCTGCGAAACGCTTTCCGATTTCAAAGCCAAGTTAATGGCTTATCGCTTTCGCAGTCGACCGCTATCAGCCAATACGGTCCACAAGCACCTATCGCACATTCAATGGATTCTCGACCAGGCCGGACCGCCTGGCCGCCGCGGCAAGGAAAAGTCCGCGCTGGGTTATCTCGATCGAGTTCCTTATACCAAGCTTCCCAAACGACGAGAAACCTATCAGGACGAGATTCCGGCCGAAGAAGTGATTCGACTGTTTCATACAGCCGGTATGGATGCCACGTTCCCCAAACTGGATGGCATTTTGCCAGGACATCTTTGGCAGGCATTGTTTGGCGTGATGCTTTGTACGTCACTCCGAATCGGGCAATGTGCCGCGATTCCCATGAGCGCGGTCCGTTGGAATCGAATGCAAATCCTGTTGCCCCACGAGATCTGCCGCAAGTCGAAAAAGGACGAACCGAAGCCGATCCATCCTTACGCGATGCAACTGCTGATGCGGATCCGCGGGCCGCGAGACCTTTTGTTTCCCATCTTCCTAGAACGATCCAAGAAGACCTTCTACGACGAACTGCATCGCTTGCAGGACTTGGCCGGCGTGTCACACTTCGGCTTCCACGCAATCCGCGCGATCACACTAACCAGCTTGTCCGAGATCAACGCCGAAGCCGCGCAATTTGCGGCCGGTCATTCCAGCATGCGAACGACTCGGATCTATCAGAAGGTTCGCCTTTTGGAATCGGCTCAAGAAAAGCTAACGATCTTCGACGCCTTGAAACATGGACAGGGAGAATCAGAACTAGGCTAG
- the csrA gene encoding carbon storage regulator CsrA — MLVLSRRVGESVQIDQDVSVTVLKVKGDRVRLGIAAPNDIKVHRQEIWLKIQDGDDETGQTEAKPAA; from the coding sequence ATGCTAGTTCTATCGCGTCGCGTAGGTGAGTCGGTCCAAATCGATCAAGACGTTTCGGTCACCGTTTTAAAGGTGAAAGGCGACCGCGTCCGCCTTGGCATCGCCGCCCCCAACGATATCAAAGTTCACCGCCAAGAGATCTGGTTGAAGATCCAAGACGGCGACGACGAAACCGGCCAAACGGAAGCGAAGCCGGCAGCCTAA
- a CDS encoding GNAT family N-acetyltransferase yields MKIEFKSYSRVSDELIDLVCSLESKVFDEPYSREKITREASVKPGLYSLIAFSGGEPIGFKLGYEMTSRIFYSWNGGVVPEYREKGVASHLMDLQHAWAKEKGYRLVRTYTENKFKEMLILNIRKGFNITGVVNELGDSKVVIVLDKEV; encoded by the coding sequence ATGAAAATAGAATTTAAGTCTTATTCTCGTGTGAGTGATGAGCTTATCGACTTAGTCTGTTCGCTCGAGAGCAAAGTCTTTGATGAACCATACTCTAGGGAAAAAATTACAAGAGAGGCCTCTGTTAAACCCGGACTATATAGTTTAATCGCCTTTTCGGGCGGGGAACCTATTGGCTTTAAGCTTGGTTACGAAATGACATCGAGGATTTTCTACAGTTGGAATGGTGGTGTGGTTCCAGAATATAGAGAAAAAGGTGTTGCTAGTCATCTTATGGATTTGCAACATGCATGGGCAAAAGAGAAAGGCTATCGATTAGTCAGGACCTACACTGAAAATAAATTTAAAGAAATGCTCATCCTGAATATACGCAAAGGGTTCAATATTACAGGCGTTGTTAATGAGCTGGGTGATTCTAAGGTCGTTATAGTCTTAGACAAAGAAGTCTAG
- a CDS encoding terminase gpA endonuclease subunit, with amino-acid sequence MVSLNIDAAELLARVNDAGLGKVIDARTLRRHREEWELGKSIDLGTYVGHLVERYQAKQTQSTNYEAKKDRARDRSAEASKKGRDIGPLPEVVDPERREACRYDLRLFFDTYIKPEGFFAWSEDHLACFETAQNAILTGGNFALAMPRGSGKTTITEAAALWAMLFGHVKFCVIIGATSEKAEALLETIKTYLVAKELLVEDFPEACFPIVKLEGQPNRCRGQLCKGERTQISWHEDELVFPTIEGSECSGAIIRTFGITSKGIRGQKYTNANGDTFRPDLVLLDDPQDDEAAANPAQVRKREKVINGTILGMAGPGKSLTAIMPCTIIEPEDLAARFLDRKRNPEWQGIRVQMLKSMPTNEAKWEEYFEIRRADLEAGLGVERANAFYINHREELDRGAVAYWESRYDPGEISAIQHAMHLRDRDPATFAAEYQNDPISAETVDLILVTADQIAAKVHSYRRDQIPLDAEKVVGYVDLQLRLLYYALGAMRSDFTGHIHDYGTWPKQPTKYFVYGPKVAKPIQGHRTEEGIVLGDLSEEAQIRQALEILINQDLMLRTWKREGDGAEFQIDLLLIDMGNWTNIVKQFIAESPHRARLMPNKGKGVLAKEKKISETVKKPGEEIGEEWIIPRARGRNALRHIIHDTNHWKSALQNRWKSPIGQPGCLTLFNAKPLEHRMISEHCSAEFATRVKAKGNTVDEWGLKPNRDNHLLDCVSGLHVAASRKGCAVPSADLMKAKPKKKKSGSRTKLSDLRRQKQMGG; translated from the coding sequence TTGGTTAGCTTGAATATCGACGCGGCCGAATTGTTGGCAAGAGTCAACGATGCCGGCCTGGGCAAAGTGATCGACGCGCGGACGCTGCGACGGCACCGCGAAGAATGGGAGCTTGGCAAGTCGATCGACCTGGGAACCTACGTAGGGCACCTGGTCGAACGGTACCAGGCCAAGCAAACCCAGTCGACCAACTACGAAGCCAAGAAGGACCGCGCACGCGATCGCAGCGCGGAGGCCTCCAAGAAGGGCCGCGATATTGGACCGCTGCCCGAAGTCGTGGATCCGGAACGCCGCGAAGCGTGCCGATACGATCTGCGTTTGTTCTTCGATACCTACATTAAGCCCGAGGGGTTCTTCGCCTGGTCCGAAGATCATCTGGCCTGCTTTGAAACCGCACAAAACGCGATTTTAACCGGCGGCAATTTCGCGTTGGCGATGCCCCGCGGATCTGGCAAGACCACGATTACCGAAGCCGCTGCCCTATGGGCGATGCTGTTTGGCCACGTCAAGTTCTGCGTGATCATCGGAGCAACCAGCGAGAAAGCCGAAGCCCTTCTCGAGACGATCAAGACGTACCTAGTAGCGAAGGAGCTGCTGGTCGAAGACTTTCCCGAGGCCTGCTTCCCGATCGTTAAGCTGGAAGGCCAACCCAATCGCTGCCGCGGCCAGCTGTGCAAAGGCGAACGCACCCAAATAAGTTGGCATGAAGACGAGCTCGTTTTTCCAACGATCGAAGGCAGCGAATGCAGCGGCGCGATAATCCGGACGTTCGGCATCACATCGAAGGGCATCCGCGGCCAGAAGTACACCAACGCCAACGGCGACACGTTCCGGCCTGACCTGGTGCTGCTGGACGACCCGCAAGACGATGAAGCGGCCGCCAACCCCGCGCAAGTTCGCAAACGCGAGAAGGTGATCAACGGCACGATTCTTGGCATGGCGGGGCCTGGTAAATCGCTTACTGCGATTATGCCTTGTACGATCATCGAACCCGAGGACCTGGCGGCGCGATTCCTGGACCGCAAGCGGAACCCCGAATGGCAAGGGATCCGCGTCCAAATGCTCAAGTCGATGCCGACCAATGAGGCGAAGTGGGAGGAGTACTTCGAGATCCGACGGGCCGACCTGGAAGCGGGCCTCGGCGTCGAACGTGCCAACGCGTTCTATATCAATCACCGCGAAGAATTGGACCGCGGCGCGGTCGCCTACTGGGAAAGCCGGTACGATCCTGGCGAGATCTCCGCAATTCAACACGCGATGCACCTACGCGACCGCGACCCCGCTACGTTCGCCGCGGAATATCAGAACGACCCGATCAGCGCGGAAACGGTCGACCTGATTCTGGTGACCGCGGACCAAATCGCGGCCAAGGTTCATAGCTACCGCCGCGATCAAATCCCATTAGATGCCGAGAAGGTGGTCGGCTACGTCGACTTGCAGTTGCGGCTTCTCTATTACGCCTTGGGCGCGATGCGTTCCGACTTCACTGGCCACATTCACGATTACGGGACCTGGCCGAAACAGCCAACGAAGTACTTCGTTTATGGGCCGAAGGTCGCCAAGCCAATTCAAGGGCACCGAACCGAGGAAGGGATTGTGCTAGGCGACCTATCGGAAGAAGCCCAAATTCGCCAAGCGCTCGAGATCCTGATCAACCAAGATCTGATGCTGCGAACCTGGAAGCGTGAAGGCGACGGCGCAGAATTTCAGATTGATCTACTGCTGATCGATATGGGCAACTGGACGAATATCGTTAAGCAGTTTATCGCCGAGTCACCGCACCGGGCGCGACTGATGCCGAACAAGGGGAAAGGCGTCCTAGCCAAAGAGAAGAAGATCAGCGAAACGGTTAAGAAGCCAGGCGAAGAGATTGGCGAGGAATGGATCATTCCACGCGCCCGAGGTCGGAACGCGTTGCGGCATATCATCCACGACACCAACCACTGGAAAAGCGCCCTGCAGAACCGTTGGAAGTCGCCAATCGGCCAGCCTGGTTGTCTAACGCTGTTCAATGCTAAGCCATTAGAACACCGGATGATCTCGGAACATTGTTCGGCCGAATTCGCCACTCGCGTCAAAGCGAAGGGCAACACGGTCGACGAATGGGGGCTCAAGCCGAACCGCGACAACCACCTTCTCGACTGCGTTTCTGGTTTGCATGTGGCCGCAAGCCGTAAGGGCTGCGCCGTGCCGTCGGCCGACCTGATGAAAGCGAAGCCGAAAAAGAAAAAGAGCGGCAGCCGAACGAAGCTAAGCGATCTACGCCGGCAGAAGCAGATGGGGGGCTAA